Within Apostichopus japonicus isolate 1M-3 chromosome 23, ASM3797524v1, whole genome shotgun sequence, the genomic segment CCTGGACACCACTTTGATTTTCACTAATCCAGTGCAAGTCTGTACAATTCTCCCATACTGAAGTATACTGGTACTGTAGCAATTAGTGAGTGCTGGACTAACAGGTAAAAATTTCTGGTTGGTGCCGGTCGATGAGAACGAGTGGTGGTTGATTCCCACCACCACCCAACATCGTAGCTACTTCACTGTATAAATATACATTGTTTTTCTCTCACATGTTAGATCTTGAgttttcaatcaatcaatcaaccaatcatATCAATCAGATTCCACGGTAGTTCCTCTAGCCTCTGGATAGTGTAACATCCTACTTTCCTAATTTCAGCCTGTACGGAGCCTTCAGCTTAGATGTCGTTGCAAACACGTTCTTTGGAATGCAGATCGACTCCCAGAGAAATCCAAATGATCCATTTGTGAAGATGGCTAAAGAAGCTTTCAGCATCAGCATATACAATCCAAAGGTGCTTCTCTCAAGTAAGAAAATTTAGCAATTTAATGATTCATCAATTAATGATTATCGCTGTCATTGATTAGCATTAGAAATGCATTTAccgttccatatatatatatatatatatatatatatatatatatatatacatatatacatatatatatatatatatatatatatatatatatatatatccaactcattacgattttcatttatatatatatatatatatatatatatatatatatatatatatacatatatatatatatatatatatatatatatatatatctacctatctatctatctatatatctatatctatatatatatgtatatatatatatatatctatatatttatatttctatatatctatatatattaatatatttaccaatctatatatatatatctatatatttatatctttgaTGTCATAGATTGAATGAGTAGATTTGTGTTATGTTTCTGTAGTACCTGCTACGTACAGTAAGTATAACAAATATTGCAGAACATATCAGCGCACTCAAATGTAACTACAGCGATTTAACCAACAGTGATTTCAAGTATTTTGAGCCCTGGTATATGCAATAAGCATATAAGAAACTGTTCTAATATGTCTGGAAATTTCCTGCATGTTGTGCATagaattttaatgaaaacattttgcaaattgttcaattattttctttttaatttcttcaaatattcAGTCCTTATGCCACGTATGGGAAAACTCTATAACCTCCTGGGCATTTCAGTCACCAAGcctgaaattaaaaaattcttcCTCGACGTCATTTCCCGGGCAATAGAGCTAAGGAATGAAGAAGCAAACAAGGTACGTATACTATCAATCCAATTCTATATCCTGTCTGGCAAAATTTATGAAAGGACTGGAAGTTTTAATGCATGGCAATTTAtacttgaaaatgtcaaaaccaATGGAAAAGGAAACAGAAGGGGACCAATTTTCTTGGTAAATAGCATTTTTGACCAAGTTACACCTAATTTCATGAAGGAATGGAGTAACATTAAAAGCAAAGCAAAGTTAGCAAACCTGCACTCTAAACCTGCTACAGTATGTTGTTCAAtgacaatatatcaacactaaaaACAGTATGAAACAATGttaatacaataatattgttatttatttttgttcaaaaAATCAACCAAATTGATGAGACTTTACATCTTTGCTGTATCGACCTCAAACGTTGAGGATATTTGGATGGCCTCTATTATTGAAACGGCTTGTATCACTGGCTGGTATCATTTTGACAGGTGTGGGGATGATAGGCAGTACATGAGAAAATCTCCTGCAAGTCCTACTccctcccctcacctcccctcccATTCCTAATCCCTCACCCCTCCCAATTCCCACGCCCTCCACCTGCATAAATACACGGCACAACAAAAACATCTATATTCTAACTTTTACACTGAACTGAAATATTTCTAAGTATGCAGTATACTTTGCACTATATTGACCTCAACCCTGAGGTTATTTGGATAGCCACTATTATTATTGAAACAGCTTGTAGTGTGTATCAATTTTGCAAGGGGTTGGAAGGATAGGCGGTGCAAATATGTCCTGCAAGTCATAttatcccccacccctccctctcttCCCCATCCCTCCTCTCCGAAACACCTTTCATCCGCACTAAAACACggcacaataataataaaaaataatatccatATACTACCTAGTGTTTTACACTAACATGTGATAAAGTTTGCAGTATTTTCATGAGTTTTATGCATTGGCTTAGTAGCCCTTAGCTGCTCCACTCACTCGACTTTCTTTGTCTAGACTGTAACTTCCTTCCTTAATCCCTCCTGATTTTTCCCAAGATTTTTAGGAACTGTTAGTAACTTACATTTCTCATTAAAAAATCACGCAACTGTATGTCCTTCAAAATGGTCAATAATAATTGATTAAAATCAAATGTTTTGAGATTTTGTGTCTCCTCGCTGTGTTCCTTTAGTTGCACTATTTAAAAACTCCTAATTGTTGTGGCCTTGATGCCTTTGTTTCCTACATAAATTAAATAACCATATTGAATTAATAACTCCTATAATTACAACAAGGCATGTATTATTTCCCTTTCGTTGCCAGGACCGGCATAGCCAAATTGCACTTGTTTTTGTTactagtttttttcttcttcttcagcttcttcttttttttttcaaagctgCTGGTTATATTTGCTACATGCTAATGACTAtacagtaaataataataataataatagtaataataataataagaaatattaataatttttttattaatatgttacattataGTGTTACACAGATGTCTAAATATTTCAAGACAATTTTTACTCATCAAAGCAAATACAGTATTTGTGCTCACATACTATAGTCTAGGCCTAGAGCAGCACTCACACACTCAAAAGCACTTATACCTCACTCCTAGCTTAATTGGCCTTTAAAAATGTGCCCACAGAAGTGGTAAACTATAATTGTCATAGCCTGTTGGTATAGGCTAACTAGCCTACCACTAAACCTGCAGGCTGCAGATCAGGTTTAATCGTTTTTGGACTCTTAAGTACCGCTGTTGTGCATTATTGAGCTACTGTACATAACCTGTAGACATTTTTTTAATCAGGGGATGCTACATTCAATCAGGGCAGTGTCTCTGGAAATCACAGAGATCTGGGTGCATTTAAGATTTTGATCCTAACCTTCCACTTTAAAATCATAAAAGTCACAATTCCTTCAAAATTTGCAGAAAGAGACAACCCTACATTCTAGTACATGTACACTGTGTATTGTCACACATCCTATCTGCCCACGTGTATAACTTTGTGCGCAAGTCGTGTGCAATTTTAGCGTAATTTTGCGCATGTGAGTATCTTAAATCAACAGATGGCCAAGAGATACTTTCATATATTTGCTGGATACACAGAATTGTCTGCTTTGTTCCAGCTATTTATCGACCCCTCAGAAACTTGGAGTGCGGAATATTACGTTATGAATGTACAGTTCCACATTCAATGTGTTGGCATATATGATCAAGATATTTGTATGAATGTATTGTTCCAactagaaaagaaaaatggctCTTTGGTGAGATTGATTGTGCAATTTAGACAAGTGAAATACCTAACAAACTATCATTGAAAAGTAGGACACTGCTTCTCCtgtctccccccacccctctgtctccccccacccctctgtctcccccacccccacccctctgtctcccccacccctctcggCCTTGCCTTTATGAAGATAGCTTTGGATTTTAAAGAGGGCTACATAGCTTTTCCCGCCAAGAGTTAGGGCTAATATGTAGCCAATCTTTGTATCATACTTCCGAACTTTTTCAGTTAGCTCGTCATAAGAAAAAGGTGATATTTGTTAATGTCACAAAGACCTTTAGAAAATCAGGCACAATTTAGATCGTTGGCAggacaatatatttatatatatatatatagcatcatTCTAATAACAAGGCATAACATGATACTTCGCTTCTCAAGCATGTGTGGTTGGTTCCTATGTAGGTTCTTGGCTTATCAAGCATGACTAGTTATGTGTGGTTGGTTCCTATGTAGGTTCTTGGCTTATCAAGCATGACTAGTTATGTGACATTGGTTCCTATGTAGGTTCTTCGCTTATCAAGCATGACTAGTTATGTGACATTGGTTCCTATGTAGGTTCTTCGCTTATCAAGCATGACTAGTTATATGACGTTGGTTCCTATGTAGGTTCTTCGCTTATCAAGCATGACTAGTCATGTGACTTTGGTATCTATGTAGGTTCTTCGCTGCTCATGCATGACTAGTTATGTGACGTTGGTTTGTATGTCCGTTCCTTGCTTCTCAAGCGTGACTAGTCATGTGACATTGGTTCATATGTAGGTTCTTTGCTTCTCATTCATGAGTAGTCATGTGACGTCAGTTCGTATGTAGGTTCTTCACTTATCAAGCATGACTAGTCATGTGACTTTGGTTTGTATGTAGGATCTTCACTTCTCAAGCATGATAACTTAAATTGATTTTGGTCCATATGTACTTTCCTTATTACTCTGAAGAGAGTAGACTTTTTGCAGCTTATGATTGATGCCCATAAACTAGACAACCAAGAGGATGGAGAAGCCGATGCGATGGTAAGAGAGGACACGGCAACGAACAAAGATGCTCAGACTCGAACACATTCCAAGGCGGCCCTCACGACTAACGAGGTCATGGCGAATGTAAGCATTTTTTGTCACAGATTGTAAAGATTGGTCAATTCATAATAGCTAACTTGGCTGGGCTGCTTAAAGAAGCATTAAAATGTTTGCAGCCTGTTGGTATAAGAACTTGCAAAGTTTTACTTTTCAGTTATAATTTCAGTTACAGCTGGTGACTAATCAATTGTGTGTAAGAATGTGTGCatggtgggggttggggggaggggtccaTATGTGAAGCTCTGCCTCCTCTATGAACCTTTCGGTAGCTTGCGTGATCTTCAAACTTGCTATGTAAATGCCCCTAGGTATGTCCTTGGTTACTTTACTTGTCGatggtggtcaaaggtcatttggggtgaCCAGtagaaatgatatgaaaacctTCTTTAAAACAAGAGAACTTAGTGAGTCTTGTTTCAATGAATCTCATACTTAATATTTAAATGTCTCTTAATGATGTCTTAGTTCCTTTTGCTATTTTGCTAttgtggatgtcaaaggtcatttgaggacaCCAAGGTGGAAGTcagaaaacataaaaacagGATAATTAAagcatacttggtgtgtgggtTAACCTTAGCAAGGATAAGAACcaatttttctttgaaaaggtctaaggtcacttgaggtcagcAGAAGTGTGAAAATCTAGTAAACATGTTAACTCCTTTGTATGAagctcatacttggtatgtaaaCCCAACTTAGTGAGGACAACAACCTTGTGGAGTCCTAGCACATGTCATGGGAACATGACAATTTGTGAGTAGTTGAGGGTTCCCATGGAAACCAGTTTTTACCTTGTAACAACCATATGTGTAATCAAGGTCTTGAGATTTTCACACGGCGAGAGTGAAATATTGTAGTCTTTTAGTTTAAGTAGCCAAATCGTATCTGCCACCCTTTATTATATTTCTCTCTGCCTTGGGAAAGCAGGGAGCTGTCACCTAGAGTAGTAGCAAACTGTAAAAGTAGCAAAATGTAATTAGCATAATGGATGAGCTTTCATAGTTTTTTGTTGATACCAGAAAGCTGTAAAAGCTTTTTGGTTATTCGACAAATAGGTTGGGTAAGGTAATGCGTACTACATATCCTTTCAATCTGAGTCTTATTTAGTGAAAGGAAAGAAATCTGGAAGTGATCTGTAAGACAAGTTTTCCTGATCATCTATGACTCTTTTGGAATTGTTTTCACAACTCAAAGGCATTGAAAAAGGAAACTTAAGGACCTATCAGAAATAATAGATGGTTTCCTTTTACAAATATCGAGAGATAGAAGCAAAACTTTGTTTCAATTTATAGATGAAAATAGTTGGGTAActttttattaaaagaaaaattctgGGTTAGGATGATAGGACAGGAATGGAAATGATTTTGTGAACCAAGGTAGAAAGTATCATTGTGATGAAGATATGAGCATTTATCAGTAGTTTAGCTatggagggagggtgggggaggggtgttggaGGCAGGGATAAGGGGTGAGTGCCATCCCAGGAATGATGTAAAAAATGGGTTCTTTTCTTCAGGAGAAATCAATTTTTATCtactatttatttttgtttctagGCATTTACTTTTCTTCTCGCTGGTTATGAAACCACCAACGTTGCACTTTGCTTCACCAGCTACCTCCTGGCTATGAACCCCGAACAGCAGGACAGATTAATCGAGGAGGTGGACAAATATACTCCAACAAAAGAAGATCTCTCGTATGAAGTCCTCAGTCAGATGGAATATCTAGACTGCATCATCAGGGAAACGCTCAGACTTTACCCACCCAGTGTAGCGTAAGAACAGTCTCTTTTTTCATCTCAGAAAATTAATTACTTCCAGTTCCCCAGCAGGGTGAATCAAGCTTAGTCTGTCTTTCATCACTCTACTCGTGAATGCACTGTTGAATTTGTTTAAATAGTGTCAGTGGCCGAGCTAGGGGTATCGGTCAGGTGGgttgagaatggtctgtaggggcgctttcgacactatctgcgcggagcgccaccacaggttgtcgcggagcgtacagaattttgtTGAGTAAAGATACTACCTAGATTGctggaaattaccctttccgggcctcgTTAATTTGCAGAtcaacgaagaataaataggtgtcagaaaattacaccaacaaaatgtgacaaatgtcaataggtagatgagagcgcaataaaaaagtcaataatcgcaaataagtaaaaagtggtaaaaagctgaaaagggccatcagtccatttgagtccgtcaagggggggggggaggcatccgcccccctgacggTATGGACACTCCCCCACTGAATAGAGGCTAACGAAAATCAGTCTGTTACAGTCAATTTTAGGGCCTTTTTCTCAAATTCACTTTGAAAGTTTTCTGTCAGTGTGAAAGGATTACGTGTAAATCTGTGAGAATGTAAACTTGGGATTAGTCAGCACAGGCAAAAGGTCAATGGCATCAACACATTTCACAGCCGTAAGTTTATTTGCTTTGATGGGTACTGGTGGGGAtagggggggtagggggaacCATGCAGGGGGAATCCCCTTCTTCTTGTGGCCAAGTGATGTTAGTTTAATGAGTATATGGATGAAAAGAGTAATCAAATGGTCAGAAACagatttttaattttctgttgttttatgTGGAGGTCAAAAAGTCACATGAGGTTAACAGAGtctgaaaatatttgaaatttgataatgtcaaagaaaaacattaatGCACCTCATTCTCCACATCtattagtgagtacaagaaccttataATTATatgtggagatcaaaggtcatttgaggccagCAGAGATTAAAGACAGATAATCTCAAGCAAGAAAACTACCTACAGTACGTCAAGCATGAATGAAGTTCATAGATAGTATGTAGCTCAAGCGTAGCCAGTACAAGAgctgtatttatttatgtggGTTTGTAAGTCGTTTGAGGTCAGTagaggtcaaattctgaaatcccttctaaacatgataacagtaaaaaagtaaaagggtaaacaaatttcataCCTTGATATTCTTGAAAATGAGGTTCACTCGGTCAAAACTTGGACAGGTTGTTTTGCTGTGTTATATCAAATCTGGTTGGTATGACTAAGCCTGTTTTGCTCTCTGGGCTTTGTCTTATCATCAGAACTGATCGCTTTAACGACAAACAGGATGTCGTCATCAGAGGACTTACCATTCCTAAAGGTTTCTCAGTCCTGGTGCCAGTCTATGCCATTCACCATGATCCTGAAGTTTGGGACTCACCAGAGGAATTTCGACCAGAAAggtatatgaatatttatgagataTGGGGCATTGTGCCATCATTTAACggaatttcaaaatatttacgaTAATTAATATCAGTAAACACATCAGATGCAATCTTGTGTATGATGGCCTTTGATTCAAACCTCCAAAATATACCTGAATATTTAGATAGTTAGATAGTTTAGATAGTTACGAATATTCATGAGACAGAaatgtgtaatattttattaaatcgTCTGcatattaacattttaacaaaATGAGGTTATTACATTAGAAGATACATAAGTTGTGTATCAGTAGTCATGTGTGTAGTTTGTCACAAGCGAGATGTCCTCAGATATCTGCAGAACAGTCCAACCTGatacattaatatttatgaatcTCTGTCACTATGTTAGGCACATAACCAGGTATGGAATTCTCATAGAAAGGTTGGGAAGAACATGTGGATTATCTATCATTTTAGATTCAGCAAGGAAAACAGACACAAGATCCACCCTGCTTCCTGGTTACCGTTTGGAAACGGACCCCGCAGTTGTTTGGGAATGCGCCTGGCTTTGATGGAAATCAAGTTTGCAGTGGTTCGAATACTACAGGAGTTCAGATACGAGAAGTGCCCTGAAACCGAGGtagaatttttgcattttgttccTTTCAGCTCCCTTTCCCAACCCTCATATTAtttctaatatatattttttttaaatattacattCTGACATTTCTCATCTGAAAAAGACTGCACAATAAATGACATTGTCTTGTCCATGGTACCCGTTACTAGATACGCCCTCTCCCCCtacctccctctctccctcccttccATACCACTGTCTGTCGTCCTTGGTTACATGGTATACAATGTTCTGCGGCTTCTGACTGACACCCTCATGGATTGCTGCCAATCACCGGGTTGCATAGCTCCAGTTGATAGAGCACAGGGCTTGTATCCTtaggtcactggttcaaatccttTTCTAGTCTTTGATTTCTGTTTCTGAAAATGTCCTAGTTAGTTTTCTCTTCTTCATTCACTCTGATTGACATTAAAGATATTAGAGAATCATCAGAGGATCTGTGCCTTCCTTCCCTAGGGATGgtaggtggggggtgggggtgaggcaACACCCTGGGAGATGTTTACAACTTTCCTTAATCATATATTGGGGCAAACTGACATGAGAGGTCAAACCcacagggggtgggggattgctTGGTGTGTTTTGACTGAGGATACTTTACCATACTGTTTCATCTTTTCATTTCTCCGTGACAGATTCCTCCTGTACTCAACACTGCTACTGCTTTCATATCACCACCGAATGGAGTCATACTACAAGTGGTGCCCAGGAAAAAGACCAACTAACAGCAAATTGAAAGTATATTTAATACTACAGAAACTTAAGTTTTAATTCATGtcttcttctcattttttcagagatgttgaaatatattttcattggctaaaaatatttttaatttggaaGTTGAACTTTCTTTTTAAGGGGATTAGATTTCCTCGGTTGGTAGGGAAATCATGATTGTTTTTAGCAAAACATTCACTAAAATTTAAATCACCTAAAAAACAATTTCCATATCATATGCTTTCATTAAACTCCCTTcggtatttttttatttttcgtttaatttatttttttagccGCTACAAATGTTATAATGATTAACAACTGTCAGTTATCTGATACTTTGAAGGTTATTATTTGATGTCAGTTAAATTATATATGTCCTGTTGTCAGTTACAACAGGTAGGAGCTTGTTGCTTTTTGTGCCAAGGAGGACATCCGTGATAGACGGTATCTGCCCCAGTATAGTAAGTGAATCAGGTTCAAACCGGAAGTCACATTATGATAATAGACAGGAAGGAGCCAATTGTTTTAATATGTATTACAACTTGACATTCACAAAACTTCCCCGATGTGACGTCAAATGACCTGCGACTCCATTTCTTAACATGCAACGTATTTCTTAACCTACGCAACAACATAGCTTGATAATTGCATCCACTACTAGTCTTTAAATGTTATACATTTGTCAAAGTGACCCAGCGCCTCAAACAGGTTCgtcatcagtggcgtaggaaggtacttttgagtgggggggctgaagactgatggccggcctgggggaggggtctaaggggagggggtgtccccctcccctttggaatttttttgcatttccaggtggcctcagatgcaatttggtgcaatatagcacacttcaacccacccactccattttgtatataattttgcattttcacctggccttagatgcaatttggtgctccaaatgagatttttttctcatttggaaatgaa encodes:
- the LOC139964982 gene encoding cytochrome P450 3A14-like isoform X2; protein product: MWYDYWHKLYFVRHGIPGPFPLPIIGTITSVTKGMTSDFIEKKIKYGKVVGLSIGFNLFLIYDLDMLKEILISQFSYFPNHAKTMFEDKPLNEAINVVRDERWREVRNTLSPAFSGKKMKQMTCRIRECCDQLVEHFHKLKGQEGGIQCYDLYGAFSLDVVANTFFGMQIDSQRNPNDPFVKMAKEAFSISIYNPKVLLSILMPRMGKLYNLLGISVTKPEIKKFFLDVISRAIELRNEEANKRVDFLQLMIDAHKLDNQEDGEADAMVREDTATNKDAQTRTHSKAALTTNEVMANAFTFLLAGYETTNVALCFTSYLLAMNPEQQDRLIEEVDKYTPTKEDLSYEVLSQMEYLDCIIRETLRLYPPSVATDRFNDKQDVVIRGLTIPKGFSVLVPVYAIHHDPEVWDSPEEFRPERFSKENRHKIHPASWLPFGNGPRSCLGMRLALMEIKFAVVRILQEFRYEKCPETEIPPVLNTATAFISPPNGVILQVVPRKKTN
- the LOC139964982 gene encoding cytochrome P450 3A24-like isoform X1, which codes for MESSDNCTCLSSVTLGLAVIIILLLLVYDYWHKLYFVRHGIPGPFPLPIIGTITSVTKGMTSDFIEKKIKYGKVVGLSIGFNLFLIYDLDMLKEILISQFSYFPNHAKTMFEDKPLNEAINVVRDERWREVRNTLSPAFSGKKMKQMTCRIRECCDQLVEHFHKLKGQEGGIQCYDLYGAFSLDVVANTFFGMQIDSQRNPNDPFVKMAKEAFSISIYNPKVLLSILMPRMGKLYNLLGISVTKPEIKKFFLDVISRAIELRNEEANKRVDFLQLMIDAHKLDNQEDGEADAMVREDTATNKDAQTRTHSKAALTTNEVMANAFTFLLAGYETTNVALCFTSYLLAMNPEQQDRLIEEVDKYTPTKEDLSYEVLSQMEYLDCIIRETLRLYPPSVATDRFNDKQDVVIRGLTIPKGFSVLVPVYAIHHDPEVWDSPEEFRPERFSKENRHKIHPASWLPFGNGPRSCLGMRLALMEIKFAVVRILQEFRYEKCPETEIPPVLNTATAFISPPNGVILQVVPRKKTN
- the LOC139964982 gene encoding cytochrome P450 3A14-like isoform X3, with the translated sequence MRYDYWHKLYFVRHGIPGPFPLPIIGTITSVTKGMTSDFIEKKIKYGKVVGLSIGFNLFLIYDLDMLKEILISQFSYFPNHAKTMFEDKPLNEAINVVRDERWREVRNTLSPAFSGKKMKQMTCRIRECCDQLVEHFHKLKGQEGGIQCYDLYGAFSLDVVANTFFGMQIDSQRNPNDPFVKMAKEAFSISIYNPKVLLSILMPRMGKLYNLLGISVTKPEIKKFFLDVISRAIELRNEEANKRVDFLQLMIDAHKLDNQEDGEADAMVREDTATNKDAQTRTHSKAALTTNEVMANAFTFLLAGYETTNVALCFTSYLLAMNPEQQDRLIEEVDKYTPTKEDLSYEVLSQMEYLDCIIRETLRLYPPSVATDRFNDKQDVVIRGLTIPKGFSVLVPVYAIHHDPEVWDSPEEFRPERFSKENRHKIHPASWLPFGNGPRSCLGMRLALMEIKFAVVRILQEFRYEKCPETEIPPVLNTATAFISPPNGVILQVVPRKKTN
- the LOC139964982 gene encoding cytochrome P450 3A24-like isoform X4, translated to MTSDFIEKKIKYGKVVGLSIGFNLFLIYDLDMLKEILISQFSYFPNHAKTMFEDKPLNEAINVVRDERWREVRNTLSPAFSGKKMKQMTCRIRECCDQLVEHFHKLKGQEGGIQCYDLYGAFSLDVVANTFFGMQIDSQRNPNDPFVKMAKEAFSISIYNPKVLLSILMPRMGKLYNLLGISVTKPEIKKFFLDVISRAIELRNEEANKRVDFLQLMIDAHKLDNQEDGEADAMVREDTATNKDAQTRTHSKAALTTNEVMANAFTFLLAGYETTNVALCFTSYLLAMNPEQQDRLIEEVDKYTPTKEDLSYEVLSQMEYLDCIIRETLRLYPPSVATDRFNDKQDVVIRGLTIPKGFSVLVPVYAIHHDPEVWDSPEEFRPERFSKENRHKIHPASWLPFGNGPRSCLGMRLALMEIKFAVVRILQEFRYEKCPETEIPPVLNTATAFISPPNGVILQVVPRKKTN